A single window of Penaeus chinensis breed Huanghai No. 1 chromosome 9, ASM1920278v2, whole genome shotgun sequence DNA harbors:
- the LOC125028763 gene encoding receptor-type tyrosine-protein phosphatase C-like: MYLGDCLPNFSQVSRVLHTWERCKSRSPANRAMRHLSVASSVPCDMKFGLARGRSAIDSWAASRISCLKDVVDLLGHITHITAPCPAKGVWGCRYQELEILAKSQRRLFSVGINSRSTDRLVFLTSPHAPLTMHRFSSLHFLLIVIPAMVQSEVPLDSPKMISNENALSWSEQFNLKVSFTSTNEEKVKKASVSWKNPFTDTSYVLVWHFNEDTFNFHHGFAMNVSSQPSQQHIRTEIELQPNRIYWLQILHPECNVLGTAAESFPCTAVEVVTFPGGLNRFIILCITVVVISLVVSGSYLIYSVHNGSVKFAWNEEAQTSNEDTGTRIFLLTLDETVQRLLSNGEEPLALEFESLKEQSPNKTVKVASLTSNKYKNRYANILPFDRTRVILEQFSDDPYSDYINASYVHSFTKNERFIATQGPKKSTLQDFWRMIWEKNVYVIIMVTSCNEGTKNKCSKYWPHVKEEPFCFPREGLTVDTTKESTKDGYIVRRIQIMKGDDQRSCLQYQYLEWPDMGCPASPSALVSFVAAVRPIFNLGDFHVVVHCSAGVGRTGTFIGLHNIMQEIDKGISVDIYECVLRMRNCRMNMVQTQRQYAYLYKCALQYYKQTTAARKGSSYLDEV, from the exons ATGTATCTTGGAGATTGCCTCCCTAACTTCAGTCAGG TATCCCGAGTCCTACACACCTGGGAGCGATGCAAGTCCCGATCACCAGCCAATCGAGCAATGCGACACTTGTCTGTGGCCTCCAGCGTCCCCTGTGATATGAAATTCGGCCTTGCTCGTGGGCGGTCGGCAATTGATTCCTGGGCTGCATCAAgaatttcatgcttgaag GacgtggttgatctccttggccacattacccatatCACTGCACCGTGTCCAGCAAAGGGGGTATGGGGTTGCCGGTACCAAGAGCTCGAAatcctagcaaagtcccagaggagGCTATTCTCTGTTGGTATCAACTCCCGATCCACG gATCGTTTAGTGTTTCTTACCTCTCCACACGCTCCCCTTACCATGCACCGATTTTCttcacttcattttcttctcattgTCATCCCTGCAATGGTACAG AGCGAGGTCCCTCTGGATTCTCCAAAGATGATATCAAATg AAAACGCCCTTAGCTGGTCCGAGCAATTCAATTTGAAAGTGAGCTTTACGTctacaaatgaagaaaaggtgaagaaagCGTCCGTGTCGTGGAAGAACCCATTCACGGACACTTCCTACGTACTTGTGTGGCATTTTAATGAGGATACATTCAATTTCCATCACGGGTTTGCTATGA atgtGTCAAGCCAACCGTCCCAGCAACACATAAGAACAGAGATTGAACTGCAGCCTAATAGGATATACTG GTTGCAGATTTTGCACCCGGAATGCAACGTGCTAGGAACCGCTGCCGAGTCCTTTCCTTGCACTGCCGTGGAAGTGGTCACGTTTCCAGGAG GACTTAACCGTTTCATCATTTTGTGCATCACGGTTGTTGTGATTTCCTTGGTAGTCTCTGGGTCCTACTTAATCTATTCTGTGCATAATGGATCAGT AAAGTTCGCATGGAACGAAGAGGCGCAAACGTCTAACGAGGACACAGGGACACGAATCTTCCTTTTGACACTCGACGAGACGGTCCAGAGACTATTGAGCAATG GAGAGGAACCGTTGGCATTGGAATTTGAATCTCTGAAGGAACAGTCTCCTAATAAGACAGTAAAGGTCGCCAGTCTTACTTCGAACAAGTACAAGAACCGTTACGCTAATATACTGCCAT TTGACAGAACCCGAGTGATTCTAGAACAATTTAGCGACGATCCATACAGCGACTACATCAACGCTTCATACGTACAT agTTTTACCAAGAATGAGAGGTTCATCGCCACACAAGGCCCGAAGAAGTCGACCTTGCAAGACTTTTGGCGGATGATTTGGGAAAAGAATGTCTACGTCATCATCATGGTCACGAGTTGCAATGAGGGAACGAAG AATAAATGCAGCAAATACTGGCCGCACGTGAAGGAAGAGCCGTTTTGCTTTCCTCGCGAGGGCCTCACCGTCGATACAACGAAGGAGTCCACCAAGGATGGTTATATCGTACGCAGGATTCAGATTATGAAG GGAGACGACCAACGCAGCTGCCTCCAGTACCAATACTTGGAGTGGCCTGACATGGGGTGCCCGGCGTCCCCCAGCGCCCTCGTCTCCTTCGTGGCGGCGGTGAGGCCCATCTTCAACCTCGGGGATTTCCACGTGGTCGTCCACTGCAG CGCCGGCGTGGGTCGCACAGGTACCTTCATAGGCCTCCACAACATCATGcaggagatagataaagggatcTCCGTCGACATCTACGAGTGCGTGTTAAGGATGAGGAACTGCAGGATGAACATGGTGCAGACGCAG AGGCAGTATGCTTACCTTTATAAGTGTGCTCTCCAGTATTATAAGCAAA caacagcagcaagaaAGGGTTCTTCATACCTCGATGAAGTTTAA
- the LOC125028869 gene encoding cuticle protein 7-like gives MNRSLASLLLLASLVLAKPTLVPNYGLPAPPVYPVAPPKYAFEYAVNDPPAGNQFGHSETRDGYRTDGEYFVHLPDGRVQTVTYYADQTGYYPTVHYKGAAVYPTARAYHAPAPAYHAPAPAYHAPVYGHH, from the exons ATGAACCGATCC cttgcctccctcctcctcctggctaGCCTGGTGCTCGCTAAGCCAACTTTAGTCCCGAACTACGGTCTTCCTGCGCCACCGGTCTACCCAGTC GCGCCGCCCAAGTACGCCTTCGAGTACGCCGTCAACGACCCTCCCGCCGGGAACCAGTTCGGCCACTCGGAGACCCGCGACGGCTACAGGACCGACGGCGAGTACTTCGTccacctccccgacggccgcgtCCAGACCGTCACTTACTACGCCGACCAGACAGGTTACTACCCTACAGTGCACTACAAGGGTGCGGCTGTTTACCCAACCGCCCGCGCCTaccacgcccccgcccccgcctaccacgcccccgcccccgcctacCACGCACCGGTCTATGGCCACCATTAA
- the LOC125028867 gene encoding uncharacterized protein LOC125028867 isoform X1: MGNAAKEIQVNPRECRICIEDYDAVTRRPRFLPCGHTFCTECIDDMLAECVLTCPNCRAEHKALNVNDFPVAAIVEDFMMYCLFLEEGKIPEFEPEESADSLNNGNSENGSLCRMLDTLRDEELACSRTLISSCNEMFSEFNRYNGCLLEYKKHHQNDLENLQKVIDLHNAAIGLLEKEIKMIDALKEMGAKEKEVLLSAVNSLLSARTSEEVETAIVSVDQKQLVVEQWFHKCDLIPDHDAICLSVKKLFWQLRKATSEVLETLCCWMDGNILDHKTIANYAKSTSNSELKRKTIQPRCLKDFTTGLMEKLHHYIRKYESVIPTESITAYVKAGHSVCAVSVQDGGFRFARFSESSDSIFLHCLQERIPNSGLYTIPFRKVEIKDFSSGWKGFFVISWPIASPRRVIIEVLPNVPVEYSRVLFMLLTGSRGQSYLNSDVEMNYDEDSGEEIIFGKNCMYPATLPFPKERLVRDEVGLVDVGVDGRVWITLEPSNAYCMAVGKVFSGMDVLREAAEFHDISKVQVVDCGIVLPR, from the exons GTAAATCCTCGAGAGTGTAGGATTTGCATTGAAGATTATGATGCTGTTACCAGAAGACCAAGATTTTTACCCTGTGGCCATACCTTCTGCACAGAATGCATTGACGATATGCTTGCAGAGTGTGTCCTCACTTGCCCAAATTGCCGAGCTGAACACAAAGCTTTAAATGTGAATGATTTCCCTGTAGCAGCAATAGTGGAGGACTTTATGATGTACTGTTTGTTTttagaagagggaaaaatacCAGAATTTGAGCCAGAGGAAAGTGCAGACAGCTTAAACAATGGAAACTCTGAGAATGGAAGCTTATGTAGAATGCTGGACACCCTGAGAGATGAAGAGTTAGCCTGTAGCAGGACCCTAATCTCAAGCTGCAATGAAATGTTCTCAGAGTTCAACAGGTACAATGGCTGTCTTCTCGAGTATAAGAAACACCATCAGAATGACCTGGAGAACCTTCAAAAGGTGATTGACCTACACAATGCAGCAATAGGACTGCTTGAGAAAGAAATTAAGATGATAGATGCCTTAAAAGAAATGGGAGCTAAGGAAAAAGAGGTCCTTCTTTCTGCTGTAAATTCACTTTTGTCAGCCAGAACTTCAGAggaagtggagactgccattgtTAGCGTGGATCAAAAACAGCTTGTTGTGGAACAATGGTTCCACAAATGCGACCTCATCCCAGACCATGATGCAATCTGCTTATCTGTAAAG AAGTTGTTTTGGCAGTTGCGGAAAGCCACCTCGGAGGTCCTCGAGACACTATGCTGCTGGATGGACGGGAATATCCTGGATCACAAGACCATTGCTAACTATGCCAAGAGCACATCGAATTCAGAGCTCAAACGAAAGACCATACAGCCTAGGTGCCTTAAAGACTTTACCACTGGACTGATGGAGAAGCTCCATCACTACATTAGAAAATATGAGTCAGTAATACCT ACCGAGTCCATAACTGCATATGTGAAGGCAGGGCACAGTGTGTGTGCCGTGAGTGTGCAAGACGGTGGTTTCCGTTTCGCAAGATTTAGCGAGAGTTCCGACAGCATATTCCTGCACTGTCTGCAAGAACGGATCCCGAACAGCGGCCTTTATACGATTCCG TTTCGCAAAGTGGAAATAAAAGATTTTTCTAGCGGATGGAAAGGCTTCTTCGTCATCTCGTGGCCGATCGCTTCTCCTCGCCGCGTGATCATAGAGGTCTTGCCCAACGTCCCCGTGGAGTATTCCCGGGTATTGTTCATGCTGTTAACGGGCTCGAGAGGGCAATCCTACCTCAACAGCGATGTCGAAATGAACTACGACGAAGACTCGGGCGAAGAGATCATCTTCGGGAAAAACTGCATGTACCCCGCCACGCTCCCGTTTCCTAAGGAGCGCTTGGTGCGGGACGAAGTTGGGTTGGTGGATGTTGGCGTTGACGGCCGGGTCTGGATCACGCTCGAGCCCAGTAACGCTTATTGTATGGCAGTGGGAAAGGTGTTCAGCGGGATGGACGTGTTGCGAGAAGCGGCGGAGTTCCACGACATCTCCAAAGTGCAAGTGGTAGACTGTGGAATTGTCTTGCCACGTTGA
- the LOC125028867 gene encoding uncharacterized protein LOC125028867 isoform X2, which yields MGNAAKEIQVNPRECRICIEDYDAVTRRPRFLPCGHTFCTECIDDMLAECVLTCPNCRAEHKALNVNDFPVAAIVEDFMMYCLFLEEGKIPEFEPEESADSLNNGNSENGSLCRMLDTLRDEELACSRTLISSCNEMFSEFNRYNGCLLEYKKHHQNDLENLQKVIDLHNAAIGLLEKEIKMIDALKEMGAKEKEVLLSAVNSLLSARTSEEVETAIVSVDQKQLVVEQWFHKCDLIPDHDAICLSVKLRKATSEVLETLCCWMDGNILDHKTIANYAKSTSNSELKRKTIQPRCLKDFTTGLMEKLHHYIRKYESVIPTESITAYVKAGHSVCAVSVQDGGFRFARFSESSDSIFLHCLQERIPNSGLYTIPFRKVEIKDFSSGWKGFFVISWPIASPRRVIIEVLPNVPVEYSRVLFMLLTGSRGQSYLNSDVEMNYDEDSGEEIIFGKNCMYPATLPFPKERLVRDEVGLVDVGVDGRVWITLEPSNAYCMAVGKVFSGMDVLREAAEFHDISKVQVVDCGIVLPR from the exons GTAAATCCTCGAGAGTGTAGGATTTGCATTGAAGATTATGATGCTGTTACCAGAAGACCAAGATTTTTACCCTGTGGCCATACCTTCTGCACAGAATGCATTGACGATATGCTTGCAGAGTGTGTCCTCACTTGCCCAAATTGCCGAGCTGAACACAAAGCTTTAAATGTGAATGATTTCCCTGTAGCAGCAATAGTGGAGGACTTTATGATGTACTGTTTGTTTttagaagagggaaaaatacCAGAATTTGAGCCAGAGGAAAGTGCAGACAGCTTAAACAATGGAAACTCTGAGAATGGAAGCTTATGTAGAATGCTGGACACCCTGAGAGATGAAGAGTTAGCCTGTAGCAGGACCCTAATCTCAAGCTGCAATGAAATGTTCTCAGAGTTCAACAGGTACAATGGCTGTCTTCTCGAGTATAAGAAACACCATCAGAATGACCTGGAGAACCTTCAAAAGGTGATTGACCTACACAATGCAGCAATAGGACTGCTTGAGAAAGAAATTAAGATGATAGATGCCTTAAAAGAAATGGGAGCTAAGGAAAAAGAGGTCCTTCTTTCTGCTGTAAATTCACTTTTGTCAGCCAGAACTTCAGAggaagtggagactgccattgtTAGCGTGGATCAAAAACAGCTTGTTGTGGAACAATGGTTCCACAAATGCGACCTCATCCCAGACCATGATGCAATCTGCTTATCTGTAAAG TTGCGGAAAGCCACCTCGGAGGTCCTCGAGACACTATGCTGCTGGATGGACGGGAATATCCTGGATCACAAGACCATTGCTAACTATGCCAAGAGCACATCGAATTCAGAGCTCAAACGAAAGACCATACAGCCTAGGTGCCTTAAAGACTTTACCACTGGACTGATGGAGAAGCTCCATCACTACATTAGAAAATATGAGTCAGTAATACCT ACCGAGTCCATAACTGCATATGTGAAGGCAGGGCACAGTGTGTGTGCCGTGAGTGTGCAAGACGGTGGTTTCCGTTTCGCAAGATTTAGCGAGAGTTCCGACAGCATATTCCTGCACTGTCTGCAAGAACGGATCCCGAACAGCGGCCTTTATACGATTCCG TTTCGCAAAGTGGAAATAAAAGATTTTTCTAGCGGATGGAAAGGCTTCTTCGTCATCTCGTGGCCGATCGCTTCTCCTCGCCGCGTGATCATAGAGGTCTTGCCCAACGTCCCCGTGGAGTATTCCCGGGTATTGTTCATGCTGTTAACGGGCTCGAGAGGGCAATCCTACCTCAACAGCGATGTCGAAATGAACTACGACGAAGACTCGGGCGAAGAGATCATCTTCGGGAAAAACTGCATGTACCCCGCCACGCTCCCGTTTCCTAAGGAGCGCTTGGTGCGGGACGAAGTTGGGTTGGTGGATGTTGGCGTTGACGGCCGGGTCTGGATCACGCTCGAGCCCAGTAACGCTTATTGTATGGCAGTGGGAAAGGTGTTCAGCGGGATGGACGTGTTGCGAGAAGCGGCGGAGTTCCACGACATCTCCAAAGTGCAAGTGGTAGACTGTGGAATTGTCTTGCCACGTTGA